In a genomic window of Taeniopygia guttata chromosome 11, bTaeGut7.mat, whole genome shotgun sequence:
- the ATP2C2 gene encoding calcium-transporting ATPase type 2C member 2 isoform X2 gives MGEGSITQFFQKRSFLRFVQKYQPLGSGEAEEEPQEECELKIIQQEKEVAVLPPKDACKCHKEDLARALNVDLQTGLSEISVLQRRSKHGWNEFSVENTEPIWKKYLDQFKNPLILLLLASALVSVITKEYEDAASITMAVLIVVTVAFIQEYRSEKSLEELNKLVPPECNCLREGKLQHLLARELVPGDIIYLSVGDRVPADLRLIEVTDLLVDESSFTGEAEPCNKTEGVLLEAGDITTLSNVVFMGTLVRYGKGKGVVIGTGENSQFGEVFKMMQAEETPKTPLQKSMDRLGKQLTLFSFGIIGLIMLIGWLQGKRLLSMFTIGVSLAVAAIPEGLPIVVTVTLVLGVLRMAKKKVIVKKLPIVETLGCCNVICSDKTGTLTANEMTVTRLLASDGCQAEVSGVGYNGEGNVYLLPSKEILKEFSNVSIGKLVEAGCVVNNAVIRKNSVIGQPTEGALIALAMKMELADIKDIYVRKKEIPFSSEQKWMAVKCTLKNQDQEDIYFMKGAFEEVIQHCTLYNSGGISLSLTPQQKALYQQEEKRMGSSGLRVLALASGPELGKLTFLGLVGIIDPPRAGVKEAVQILFESGVSVKMITGDALETAVAIGQNIGLCNGKLKAMSGEELDQLAEAELSSTVQNVSIFFRTSPKHKLKIIKALQRAGAVVSMTGDGVNDAVALKSADIGIAMGRAGTDVSKEAANMILVDDDFSKVMNAIEEGKGIFYNIKNFVRFQLSTSISALSLITLSTVLNLPNPLNAMQILWINIIMDGPPAQRQLGG, from the exons ATGGGCGAAGGGAGCATCACCCAATTCTTCCAGAAAAGGTCTTTCCTCCGCTTCGTGCAGAAATATCAGCCCCTGGGAAGCGGCGAGGCGGAAGAGGAG CCCCAGGAGGAGTGTGAGCTGAAAATCAtccagcaggagaaggaggtggcAGTCCTGCCCCCCAAGGACGCCTGTAAATGCCACAAGGAGGACTTGGCAAGAGCTCTAAAC gTTGACTTACAGACTGGACTCTCTGAGATTTCCGTGCTCCAGCGCCGGTCAAAACACGGCTGGAATGAATTTTCAGTAGAGAACACGGAGCCAATATGGAAGAAATATCTGGACCAG TTCAAAAACCccctcatcctcctgctgctggcctcAGCTCTAGTGAGTGTCATCACCAAGGAGTACGAGGACGCTGCCAGCATCACCATG gccGTGCTCATCGTGGTCACCGTGGCCTTCATCCAG GAATATCGCTCGGAAAAGTCTCTGGAAGAGCTCAACAAGCTGGTGCCCCCCGAGTGCAACTG CCTAAGGGAAGGAAAACTGCAGCACCTTCTAGCACGAGAGCTGGTGCCTGGAGATATCATCTACCTGTCTGTGGGGGACAGGGTTCCTGCAGACCTCAGGCTGATCGAG GTTACAGATCTGCTGGTGGATGAATCCAGTTTTACTGGAGAAGCCGAGCCTTGCAACAAGACTGAGGGTGTCCTGCTGGAAGCTGGGGACATCACCACGCTGAGCAATGTGGTTTTCATGGGGACCCTGGTGCGATACGGGAAAGGCAAA GGTGTGGTTATTGGCACAGGTGAAAATTCCCAGTTTGGCGAGGTGTTCAAGATGATGCAGGCCGAGGAG ACTCCCAAGACACCTCTGCAGAAGAGCATGGACAGGCTGGGGAAGCAGCTCACCCTGTTCTCCTTTGGGATAATTG GTTTGATAATGCTCATTGGCTGGCTGCAAGGGAAGCGTCTCCTCAGCATGTTCACCATTGGAGTCAG cctggccgTGGCTGCCATCCCCGAGGGCCTGCCCATCGTGGTCACCGTCACCCTGGTGCTGGGAGTGCTGCGCATGGCCAAGAAAAAGGTGATTGTGAAGAAGCTGCCCATAGTAGAAACCTTAG gtTGCTGCAATGTCATCTGCTCGGACAAGACGGGCACCCTGACTGCCAACGAGATGACGGTGACGCGGCTGCTGGCCTCGGACGGCTGCCAGGCTGAG GTCAGCGGGGTGGGCTACAATGGAGAAGGAAATGTTTATCTTCTGCCATCCAAGGAGATCCTTAAAGAATTTTCCAACGTCTCCATTGGGAAACTCGTGGAG GCTGGCTGTGTAGTCAATAATGCTGTTATCAGGAAAAACAGTGTGATAGGACAACCCACAGAAGGAGCTCTCATTGCCCTGGCAATGAAG ATGGAATTAGCTGACATAAAGGACATTTATgtaagaaagaaggaaattccATTCAGCTCCGAGCAGAAGTGGATGGCTGTGAAATGCACACTGAAAAATCAG GATCAGGAAGATATTTACTTTATGAAAGGAGCATTTGAAGAAGTTATCCAGCACTGCACTCTGTACAACAGCGGTGGCATCTCGCTGTCACTCACGCCCCAGCAAAAAGCCCTCTAccagcaggaagaaaagagaatggGCTCCTCAGGACTTCGAG TACTTGCTTTGGCTTCAGGTCCAGAACTTGGCAAACTAACATTTCTAGGTCTGGTTGGAATAATTGATCCCCCAAGGGCTGGGGTGAAAGAAGCTGTTCAAATCCTGTTTGAGTCTGGAGTGTCAGTGAAGATGATCACTGGAGATGCCCTGGAAACGGCTGTAGCTATAG GACAGAATATTGGTCTCTGCAATGGGAAGCTGAAAGCCATGTCCGGGGAGGAGCTGGACCAActggcagaggcagagctcTCCTCCACTGTCCAAAAT gtttccattttcttcagaaCAAGTCCAAAGcacaaactaaaaataataaag GCCTTGCAGAGGGCTGGCGCCGTGGTGTCAATGACAGGGGACGGTGTCAACGATGCCGTGGCCCTGAAATCCGCCGACATCGGGATCGCCATGGGACGAGCAGGGACAGACGTCAGCAAAGAGGCTGCCAACATGATCCTGGTGGACGATGACTTCTCAAAAGTCAT GAATGCAATAGAAGAGGGAAAGGGAATATTTTACAACATAAAAAATTTTGTCCGGTTCCAGTTGAGCAC GAGTATTTCAGCTCTGAGCCTAATTACCCTGTCAACAGTGCTCAACCTACCCAACCCACTCAATGCTATGCAGATCTTATGGATCAACATCATCATGGATGGGCCACCAGCACAGAG GCAGCTTGGGGGTTGA
- the ATP2C2 gene encoding calcium-transporting ATPase type 2C member 2 isoform X1 yields MGEGSITQFFQKRSFLRFVQKYQPLGSGEAEEEPQEECELKIIQQEKEVAVLPPKDACKCHKEDLARALNVDLQTGLSEISVLQRRSKHGWNEFSVENTEPIWKKYLDQFKNPLILLLLASALVSVITKEYEDAASITMAVLIVVTVAFIQEYRSEKSLEELNKLVPPECNCLREGKLQHLLARELVPGDIIYLSVGDRVPADLRLIEVTDLLVDESSFTGEAEPCNKTEGVLLEAGDITTLSNVVFMGTLVRYGKGKGVVIGTGENSQFGEVFKMMQAEETPKTPLQKSMDRLGKQLTLFSFGIIGLIMLIGWLQGKRLLSMFTIGVSLAVAAIPEGLPIVVTVTLVLGVLRMAKKKVIVKKLPIVETLGCCNVICSDKTGTLTANEMTVTRLLASDGCQAEVSGVGYNGEGNVYLLPSKEILKEFSNVSIGKLVEAGCVVNNAVIRKNSVIGQPTEGALIALAMKMELADIKDIYVRKKEIPFSSEQKWMAVKCTLKNQDQEDIYFMKGAFEEVIQHCTLYNSGGISLSLTPQQKALYQQEEKRMGSSGLRVLALASGPELGKLTFLGLVGIIDPPRAGVKEAVQILFESGVSVKMITGDALETAVAIGQNIGLCNGKLKAMSGEELDQLAEAELSSTVQNVSIFFRTSPKHKLKIIKALQRAGAVVSMTGDGVNDAVALKSADIGIAMGRAGTDVSKEAANMILVDDDFSKVMNAIEEGKGIFYNIKNFVRFQLSTSISALSLITLSTVLNLPNPLNAMQILWINIIMDGPPAQSLGVEPVDRDTIKQPPRCITDTILSKSLILKIFMSAIIIISGTLFVFWKENPKGGITPRTTTMTFTCFVFFDLFNALTCRSQTKLIFEIGFFRNRMFLYSVLGSFLGQLAVIYIPPLQKIFQTENLGALDLLFLTGLASSVFVVSELLKLCEKRCCPPKHTKGRHN; encoded by the exons ATGGGCGAAGGGAGCATCACCCAATTCTTCCAGAAAAGGTCTTTCCTCCGCTTCGTGCAGAAATATCAGCCCCTGGGAAGCGGCGAGGCGGAAGAGGAG CCCCAGGAGGAGTGTGAGCTGAAAATCAtccagcaggagaaggaggtggcAGTCCTGCCCCCCAAGGACGCCTGTAAATGCCACAAGGAGGACTTGGCAAGAGCTCTAAAC gTTGACTTACAGACTGGACTCTCTGAGATTTCCGTGCTCCAGCGCCGGTCAAAACACGGCTGGAATGAATTTTCAGTAGAGAACACGGAGCCAATATGGAAGAAATATCTGGACCAG TTCAAAAACCccctcatcctcctgctgctggcctcAGCTCTAGTGAGTGTCATCACCAAGGAGTACGAGGACGCTGCCAGCATCACCATG gccGTGCTCATCGTGGTCACCGTGGCCTTCATCCAG GAATATCGCTCGGAAAAGTCTCTGGAAGAGCTCAACAAGCTGGTGCCCCCCGAGTGCAACTG CCTAAGGGAAGGAAAACTGCAGCACCTTCTAGCACGAGAGCTGGTGCCTGGAGATATCATCTACCTGTCTGTGGGGGACAGGGTTCCTGCAGACCTCAGGCTGATCGAG GTTACAGATCTGCTGGTGGATGAATCCAGTTTTACTGGAGAAGCCGAGCCTTGCAACAAGACTGAGGGTGTCCTGCTGGAAGCTGGGGACATCACCACGCTGAGCAATGTGGTTTTCATGGGGACCCTGGTGCGATACGGGAAAGGCAAA GGTGTGGTTATTGGCACAGGTGAAAATTCCCAGTTTGGCGAGGTGTTCAAGATGATGCAGGCCGAGGAG ACTCCCAAGACACCTCTGCAGAAGAGCATGGACAGGCTGGGGAAGCAGCTCACCCTGTTCTCCTTTGGGATAATTG GTTTGATAATGCTCATTGGCTGGCTGCAAGGGAAGCGTCTCCTCAGCATGTTCACCATTGGAGTCAG cctggccgTGGCTGCCATCCCCGAGGGCCTGCCCATCGTGGTCACCGTCACCCTGGTGCTGGGAGTGCTGCGCATGGCCAAGAAAAAGGTGATTGTGAAGAAGCTGCCCATAGTAGAAACCTTAG gtTGCTGCAATGTCATCTGCTCGGACAAGACGGGCACCCTGACTGCCAACGAGATGACGGTGACGCGGCTGCTGGCCTCGGACGGCTGCCAGGCTGAG GTCAGCGGGGTGGGCTACAATGGAGAAGGAAATGTTTATCTTCTGCCATCCAAGGAGATCCTTAAAGAATTTTCCAACGTCTCCATTGGGAAACTCGTGGAG GCTGGCTGTGTAGTCAATAATGCTGTTATCAGGAAAAACAGTGTGATAGGACAACCCACAGAAGGAGCTCTCATTGCCCTGGCAATGAAG ATGGAATTAGCTGACATAAAGGACATTTATgtaagaaagaaggaaattccATTCAGCTCCGAGCAGAAGTGGATGGCTGTGAAATGCACACTGAAAAATCAG GATCAGGAAGATATTTACTTTATGAAAGGAGCATTTGAAGAAGTTATCCAGCACTGCACTCTGTACAACAGCGGTGGCATCTCGCTGTCACTCACGCCCCAGCAAAAAGCCCTCTAccagcaggaagaaaagagaatggGCTCCTCAGGACTTCGAG TACTTGCTTTGGCTTCAGGTCCAGAACTTGGCAAACTAACATTTCTAGGTCTGGTTGGAATAATTGATCCCCCAAGGGCTGGGGTGAAAGAAGCTGTTCAAATCCTGTTTGAGTCTGGAGTGTCAGTGAAGATGATCACTGGAGATGCCCTGGAAACGGCTGTAGCTATAG GACAGAATATTGGTCTCTGCAATGGGAAGCTGAAAGCCATGTCCGGGGAGGAGCTGGACCAActggcagaggcagagctcTCCTCCACTGTCCAAAAT gtttccattttcttcagaaCAAGTCCAAAGcacaaactaaaaataataaag GCCTTGCAGAGGGCTGGCGCCGTGGTGTCAATGACAGGGGACGGTGTCAACGATGCCGTGGCCCTGAAATCCGCCGACATCGGGATCGCCATGGGACGAGCAGGGACAGACGTCAGCAAAGAGGCTGCCAACATGATCCTGGTGGACGATGACTTCTCAAAAGTCAT GAATGCAATAGAAGAGGGAAAGGGAATATTTTACAACATAAAAAATTTTGTCCGGTTCCAGTTGAGCAC GAGTATTTCAGCTCTGAGCCTAATTACCCTGTCAACAGTGCTCAACCTACCCAACCCACTCAATGCTATGCAGATCTTATGGATCAACATCATCATGGATGGGCCACCAGCACAGAG CTTGGGGGTTGAACCTGTTGACAGGGACACCATCAAGCAGCCGCCCCGCTGCATCACAGACACCATCCTCAGCAAATCCCTGATCCTGAAAATCTTCATGTCAGCAATCATCATCATCAGTGGAACCCTCTTTGTCTTCTGGAAGGAG AATCCAAAAGGGGGCATAACTCCTCGAACGACAACCATGACTTTCacctgttttgtgttttttgacCTCTTCAATGCCCTGACATGTCGCTCTCAG ACAAAGTTGATATTTGAAATTGGCTTTTTCCGAAACCGCATGTTCTTGTATTCTGTGcttgggtcatttttgggacAGCTGGCTGTTATTTACATCCCTCCACTACAAAAGATCTTCCAGACAGAGAATTTAGGAGCGTTAG